The Deferrivibrio essentukiensis region AAGAAAAAGCGAAGGAGATCTTTTTTCAAGACATATCCATTAATATAAAGATTGGGGAGTACGGCGCCAAGCTTATTGAGAGTGGTTTTAATATTCTTACTCATTGTAATGCTGGTGCACTTGCAACTGCAGGTTATGGGACAGCAGTAGGCGTAATTAGAGTAGCTCATGAACAAAAAAAAGATATACATGTTTATGTGGATGAAACAAGGCCATACCTTCAAGGTGCAAGGCTTACAGCATTTGAACTTAATGAATTAGGGGTAAAAAATACCCTGATTTGCGATAATATGGCTGGCTACCTAATGAGTAAAGGTATGATAGATTTTATTGTAGTAGGTGCAGATAGAATAGCAAAAAATGGTGATGTTGCTAATAAAATCGGAACTTATAGCTTAGCTGTGTTAGCAAACTATCATGGTATCCCTTTATATATAGCTGCACCTTTTTCAACATTTGACCCTACAACTGAAACAGGTGAAATGATACGTATTGAGGAACGTGACGCTAAAGAGATAAGGGAAATTGTTGGGGTAAAAATTGTTGAAGATACTCAAAAATGCTTTAATCCTGCATTTGATGTTACACCGGCAGTGCTGGTGACCGGGATAATAACAGAGTTAGGTATTTTTAAACCATGTGAGCTATTTGAAAGTTACTATAAATTTTTTGGAGGAAAAGATGAATGTTAGTTACAAGGATTTGGGGCTGGTAAATACCAGAGAGATGTTTCAAAA contains the following coding sequences:
- the mtnA gene encoding S-methyl-5-thioribose-1-phosphate isomerase, translated to MIDPILWDGETLQLIDQRKLPLIKEYVTCRGLDEVCEAIRNMTVRGAPAIGVTAAFGFYLGVKEGLNPEFVAEKLISTRPTAVNLKWAVDRMKGALKNGENLEEKAKEIFFQDISINIKIGEYGAKLIESGFNILTHCNAGALATAGYGTAVGVIRVAHEQKKDIHVYVDETRPYLQGARLTAFELNELGVKNTLICDNMAGYLMSKGMIDFIVVGADRIAKNGDVANKIGTYSLAVLANYHGIPLYIAAPFSTFDPTTETGEMIRIEERDAKEIREIVGVKIVEDTQKCFNPAFDVTPAVLVTGIITELGIFKPCELFESYYKFFGGKDEC